A single window of Athene noctua chromosome 1, bAthNoc1.hap1.1, whole genome shotgun sequence DNA harbors:
- the TTC32 gene encoding tetratricopeptide repeat protein 32, with protein MAREAAGGAAELLAAAQAQLAARRLSAAEELYSRFIARGAGAAAGPGPAPAGAGRDLATALNNRGQIKYLRVEFAAAMEDYTAAIECQPAFEVPYYNRGLVLYRLGCFDEAIKDFRKVLELNPQFEDAALSLKQAILDKEEKQRRGY; from the exons atggcgcgggaggcggcgggcggcgcggcggagcTGCTGGCGGCGGCGCAGGCGCAGTTGGCGGCGCGGCGGCTGTCGGCGGCGGAGGAGCTCTACAGCCGCTTCATCgcccggggcgcgggggccgccgccgggcccggccccgcccccgcagg CGCCGGCCGCGACCTTGCCACGGCCCTCAACAACCGGGGGCAGATCAAGTACCTTCGGGTGGAGTTCGCCGCCGCCATGGAGGACTACACGGCCGCCATCGAGTGCCAGCCCGCCTTCGAGGTGCCCTACTACAACCGGGGCCTGGTGCTCTACCGGCTGG GATGCTTTGATGAGGCAATAAAAGATTTCAGGAAAGTATTAGAGTTAAACCCCCAGTTTGAAGATGCTGCACTGAGTCTAAAACAGGCTATTCttgataaagaagaaaaacaaaggcgGGGTTATTGA